A window of Macrotis lagotis isolate mMagLag1 chromosome 1, bilby.v1.9.chrom.fasta, whole genome shotgun sequence genomic DNA:
TGGTCAACTTGAAATTCCTGCTCTTTGGCATTTGGAGACAACACAGTTATCTCCAACCTGTGTCTCCAGACAGATTTTACTATTAGTCTCCTCATGCACTCTGTATTCCTGCCAAAACAATCCTCTTACCACTAACTCcctatttctcccctttctccggGATTTTGCACAGGTCAGTTGTTCTCCTtgtctagaatgttctccctcctcttctctatctcttacaATCACTAGCTCCATTCAAGGAGAAGCCCATGTACCATTTCCTACACTAAGCCTTTCACAATCCCAACAATTGTTAGGGCTTTCCACTCCACCTTCCTGAAActgctttgtaaatatttctgtacacattttttcctctgatgaaatgtaggctccttgagggcaggaagtgttttcatttttgtctttgtattcccagagacTAGTACTGTGACTGGCAGGAAGgcgattaataaatgcttgttgaattgaactgaatttcttATACCTCCTCCATCCCAGCCCTCTCCCTCAAAAAGTCCAAGGCTTCTCATTCGGGTTTTTCAGACCTGGATGAAGGATCACATATTAGCCACTAGAGGGAGGCAGACAATATAAGCAGCGCATGCCCGCCCAAGCTCCTTGCCTTTGCCTCACAGTTACCCGATTGCCATCACTACCAACAAGGAACATTATTAGATGTCTCCTCTATGAAAAGCATTGTGTTAAATGCTTCTGGACACCACCACCCCTAGTGGCCACAGTGTACTACACAAAGTAGATTATTTattgaatgtttgttgaatggcTAAACACAAAACCATATAACCTGAGATCCTTATCCAAGATCAAAGGTGGCTTGGACAATGACTTCTTAAAGAAGGAACATGGCAATAGAAGGTACTGAGTAGGTAGATAGTTTCAAAAAGTTTGAAGATCATCTGAAAGGtgtttttactttgttatatttcatTCAAAACCATTTTATTTCACTTGGGATATAAGGAACACAAACCTGATTAACTCAGTGAAATAAATATCACTTACTCTTAGTAAGGTAGGCATTGCTCTAGGGTGCCTGATGCATAAAAGTTTAGACAGAAAAAGAACATGATTTTTGTCCTTAGCCCTACCCTCAAAGAGGTAATTAAATAAGAGAGGTGAGACATAGAGCCAccaaatcataataaaaaaatcaaaatataataaaatcaaaaccaaggTAAAGAAAAGATACTATGAGGAAACAAGGGAAGGAGACATTACTTCTGATTGAGGAGATAGGGAAAGGTTTATTGAAATAAACACCTAAGCTAAACCTAAAAGCTGGATTGGAGCTAGACCTTGATTTCAATTCgttgttattatttcttccttctccaagagAATCATGATATTAGGAATCTGATGCCATGAccagcatatgaattggatttaaatgaaggagggctgtgcaaaatcacAAACCTCATCCTCTCCCCCAGAGCCAtatgagtccagtggccagatatagagtGAGAAACCTTGCTAGCATATTTGAGGGTGGGTTGAGTAGAGCATGAGTTGAGAACCTAGGCATAGAACTATGACAGATTATATGAACAGctagtctaactccctcatttttcagataagaaaacaggcccccaaagtttaagtgatttatttactcaaggtcacaaagatacaACTCAGCAAATTCAGCTTCAAACCCAGGTCCTGTGCCTCCCAATCTCATGTCTTCAAATCTACAGAAAAACCTgttggaatgggggaaggggaatgCATGCTAGGCATCATGAATGGCATGAGCCATGTCACAAACTCAGGAAGGCATAGCAATTATTCCAATTTGACTGGGACACAAAACATGAGGTAAAATATTAATAGATAAGGTTGGAGTGACAGGTTGAAGCCAGATTGCAGAGAGCATAAGCTCAGAATGGACTGATGGTATATACCACACTAACCTTCCCAAGTAGTCTGATGGATTCACCCTCAAAGAGCAGAGTAAATGATAGTCGTTTTGACCAGAGCATTTAAGAGTGATAATTCACAACAACCTAGATCTTTCTCAGTATACTTATCCATGAATGTACTATCAgggatatatttatatgttacaaTAGGACACAAAAGTGATTGACCAGTTCTGGACATTTAGACTTAatgttcttccctctcctcccctccttccctttgttttattttgttttaaaattggcAACAGGATCACCTGCAACATCCAGTTACTATGGTATTAGAAGATCTTTTTTATCTGACTCAGATTTCCACtctaaacaattttcaaatgatggCTACTCGTCAACCCTGGCTAAACCCTTTTCCTGTGAGTCTTCAACAACACAAAATTATCCACCAATCCTGGATTCCTACTTTTCTGAGCCTTATGGAGACTATCGTCCAGCAGCTTTAACCCCCAACACGAGCTCTTTCTTTGGTGCTTCATCCTTGCCCTCAACACTTCTGCAACCACATTTTTCTAGTGATTCCACCCACTTTGTATTTGTGAGTATTGAGATTGTTGGAGATTATGTTGACAAAGGGAAGAATTCCATGTAGATCAACAACCTGTCTTACCATCAAGTTTGGGGTGACTGAGGCTGCTCCAAAACTGACAAACCCCAAGTTCAGCAAACCTATTCAGTGCTATAGGACACAATTTATACATTTTAGTGCAGCCCCAGAAGTAAGGGAGTTGTGACCCTGCCTACCTACAACGATACTCTCTGAGAGAAAGCCTTTCTTAGAAAATGGTTTCAACCTCCTGAGGAAAAAAAGGTTCATCCTGTAAATAAATGCTATTTCATTATTCTTGtcattatgttatattatattatatatgtatacaatagATTTCAGTAATTTAAcaaattctaattcattttgaGAGGCAATATAGATTGACAAATAGAGAGCCAGGCTTAGAAGACCATGGTTTAAGTACTGATTGCTGCTATGTCAGATAGGCAACTACCAAATAAGGGACTGACTTGCATTGATGgatgattttcctaaatcaatgaaatcacaggtccatttAGGATCACCATCCCTGAATTCATTTTAGAGAAGCATTTGAAGTAAAGAAGGATGCCATAAAAGTCATGTTACAGATGTTAAATTTGAAAGACATAATTCTAGTGAAGTAtccaaaatatttaaggaaatagcATGAAGGTTCTGGCCTGCAAAGAGTGTGAACCTCACATCTGTAAAAACTTTGAAGGAGACCATCTGTCTTTCATTTCaacatccctccttccctcaggATCCCTGTTTCCTACCTAGTTCGTGTCCTTCAGTTCATCCCTATAGTCCTTTCTTCTTAACTATCATAATCCCTGCTAAGGTTACAAACTCTGAAAAGGCTTTAGTGGTGTTAGCCTCtcaacaatattaatattttaaccAAACATTCTTGAAGACTGAAAGACCTTCAGAAACCAAGAAATATTTAGTAGATTAATTTTAGATAGCATTATAGTTAGAGATAGGGGAGATTTGAGGGGAAAATACCTTCTGGATCATACAAGGTTTATTAGAGGAGGTGGTTGCtctatttattatatgaaatcttAGCTTCAGCCCTCAGTCATGTTCAGCAGATGTCACAGGACTCTGTGGATTTTGTACATCTAACAATTCACCAAGGAtatcagagagaatataattaAGAAGTTTCATTctgttcctttatttcttttctccagaagggaggaagggaaacagTGTATAGATAGTAAATACAAATCTAAGTAATGAAGTGAAATTAACTTTTATAGAAACTAGTCATACTTAGAAATGAGCTAAAAATGAGAAATctagcagaggaaaaaaaaaaataaagtctatttTCTAACCAGTATTCTTAATAGAATATTTGGTGAGGAATTCCTAGACCTGAACATGTGACTCCATTTCTTACCAACATTCagcaatttttctcattttttccccttagagaGACTCATGGGAACAGACAGTGCCTGATAGCCTTAACCAGACCGATGTGGGGTCTTCAGACCCACTGCAAACCCTGCCAGTTGGCTCCAATTGCCTTTCACCACAGGAGTCTGGAAGCCCTTCTCAGCACAGAAGCTCTACCTGGGGAACTGCTCTCCCAGGAGCTCAGTCCTACTCATTGCATGCCCTGGAGGACCTGCATTATCCACCGGGTTACCCCGCTCCTTCCTCCTACTCTTTCACACCTTTTATGACTGTGACCAATGACTTAACTCCCAAGGTGATTCAACTCTCTTCAGATGATTCCCTGGATACGACCTCTCTTCATGAGAATCCATCCTGGACAAAGGACGATGGGAATGGGGTATGGGGGTCCTATGAATGTCGAAGAGCTTACTAAGAAAAAAGTTTGATTTGTAataatatgttttctttctttctttttttttttttagatttttcaaggcaatggggctaagtggcttgcccaaggccacacagctaggtaattgttaagggtctgaggtcggatttgaacccaggtacttctgactccaaggtcggtgctctattcactgtgccacctagccgccccaataataTGTTTTCAAATGCTGATTTTTCACTCAGTTAATAGGACTATCAGTTCATTCAAAGACTAATTTTCAAGGAATGTAACAATtaattgtttcaaaatttttaagaGCATCCAAGTCACCTGAAAGAGGGATACTGGTATATTCACAATGCATGATACATATCTTTAAGATGTCATGCCCCAGAGCACTGGCAGATCATCCATGGGACCTGTAACATAAGACTAGAGCAGTCACCTGACTTTTGATACTTCTTTaatgtatttttcaaaaaagatctATTTCAAGTTGAATTCTCTTATAGAATTAGCAATTGCAGCTGCAAATACTCAGAAACTTAAACTTGGGTGCAGAACCAtttcttgatatcattttcaataGTAGACATCAAAGTCAATACAGATCATACAACATACTGAATTTTCTGTGCAAtctattatattatttatgaggTTAATGCCATTTAATATAAAATAGTGTTATTTGAAATTGGCTTCAGGAATACCCAAGTTTAAATTCTGATTCTGATACCAATTTGATGAtcatagacaaatcacttaatctttgtgaGTTTCATGCAACTCTCTAAAATTTATGTACTAATTTATAGGCCAATTGATCTGCCCAAGTGAAGGGAGATCTCAAATCTAAGATACTTTTTGAAATTTGTGATGttctaaaggagaaaagaaagaagaagaagaagaagaaaagaaaaagaagtagttatgatgatgataatgatgatgatataaggTCTAACATAGGACAACCCATTTCTACCAAACCTCCTTTCAGAATACAGAATATGTCTTTATGAACTCCTTGGTTAAAGGTGGATTTTTTAAATCCTAGAAATAGAGAAGACTATTTACAAATAGAACCAGATGGGGAAACTGGCTTGGCAACTATCTTCATATATATTCACAAATGGAACTCAGCTCTGAAACCTATCTAGACCAGAAATTAGACcagaagaagaaatgataaatgtcaaaaataagtttcattaataaaaatattaattaaccTAAGGCATTGGACCCCTCATAGAGACTAATAGTAACAGTGAAATAATAAAACAGGAATCGTGTAATGAGAAAAGAATATTGATCAGCTCCAGAAAACCCAGATATCAGAAACTGTCAATAGGATACAACAGAATGTTTACATATGAAAGGGGATTAAGCCAGTGTCAGGGTCAAAGAAATGCACATGTAATTAATAAAAGGAATACTTTGCCTGTAGCATCATGAGCAAAAGGATATAACTCTCTTTAAAAGTTAATAAATTGTTTTAGTTCACTAATTAATCTCACTTTGGTTGGTGTCAATTAATTATTGTGGTTTAATGATAGTGATCACATTCCCAATATGATTCCTGCTAAGTTCTTAATAACCATACAGATCATTGAATGTACTGGACACTTTATCACGCAAAATCCTGTGTTCCTATACTTCAGTCCTCTCATTCTGAATGATCACTTGTGAGTATGTTAAAATGAGGATTTCTGAAgtgtatttattgaatttattatagATGGACCACGAGGTCCCTTCTGACTCccaaattctgtaattctttttcccttcccttcaat
This region includes:
- the POU2AF2 gene encoding POU domain class 2-associating factor 2, encoding MVKEEFPGDYSKRVYQGVRVKHTVKDLLAEKRSRQTSNSRFNGNTNSSPSPFVQMPGSPATSSYYGIRRSFLSDSDFHSKQFSNDGYSSTLAKPFSCESSTTQNYPPILDSYFSEPYGDYRPAALTPNTSSFFGASSLPSTLLQPHFSSDSTHFVFRDSWEQTVPDSLNQTDVGSSDPLQTLPVGSNCLSPQESGSPSQHRSSTWGTALPGAQSYSLHALEDLHYPPGYPAPSSYSFTPFMTVTNDLTPKVIQLSSDDSLDTTSLHENPSWTKDDGNGVWGSYECRRAY